Below is a genomic region from Acetobacter ghanensis.
CCTCTGTTCTGCAAACACTGTTGAGCGCGGGTGTTAAACAAACCTTCAACTGCATCACGGTTGATTCAGACACATCCACGTCGGACATGGTTCTGCTGTTTGCTACGGGTGCTGCGGGGAATGCCCCCGTGTCCGACACGGCAGATGCCCTGAACGACCCGGCTCTGGCTGACTTCCGCACCGCACTGAACGACCTGCTGCGCGAACTGGCCCTGCTGGTCATTCGAGATGGAGAGGGTGCAACCAAGCTTATGACCATTACGGTCAGCGGTGCCGTGTCGGATGAGTCCGCATGGCGTGTGGCCATGGCCATTGGCAACTCTCCGCTGGTTAAAACCGCCGTTGCGGGGGAAGATGCCAACTGGGGCCGCGTTGTCATGGCTGTTGGCAAATGCGGTGAACCAGCGGACCGGGATACGCTGAGTGTGTCTATTGGTGGTGTCTGCATTGCCCGTGATGGGACCGTAACCGAAGGGTATGACGAAACACCCGTGGTTGCCCACATGAAGGGGCAGGAAATTGATATTGCGGTGGACCTAGGGCTAGGCAACGGCAAGGCCCGCGCATGGAGTTGTGACCTGACACACGGCTACATCGACATTAACGGCTCATACCGTAGCTGAGTGTTCCGTTTTTACCGATCATCTGCCTGCCCGCGGCACACCAGGGAGCTATGACCATGCCCACCATTACGCCACCACCCGGCTGGGGTGCCGCCCCGCAACCCTTGCCTGAGGACCCTGCCGCATGGGGCTTACCGCAACCCAGTGTTTGGGTTTACGCGGGTTTTTGGTGGCGGGTCTGGGCGTTTTTGATTGATGCCTTCATCCTCAGCACGGCGGAGGGCATTCTCAGTCTGTTTTTAGGTCCCAAAATCAATGTGGAATGGGAGGAGCTTCCCATCCCCGATGGTTCCAGCCAGACAGTGGATGTGGTCAACATCGCCACAACGTCGCTACCCCATGCAACCCCGGCCTCTATTCTCATCCCGCATCTTCATGCCGGGTCGGAGTGGCATACGTTTGGCATTGTTCTGACCCTGCTGCCCATGCTGTACTGTGTGCTGTTCGAGGCCTCCTCCTACCGAGCAACGCCGGGCAAACGGCTGTGCCGATTGGAAGTTGTCACGCTCAAGGGGGAGCAGATTTCTCATCTGCGCGCACTGCTTCGGTTTGTTATCAAAGCCTGCTTGTCCTTCCCGCTCCTTTACATAGGGGTGCTGATGGTGGCGTTCACGCAGCGCAAGCAAGCCCTGCATGACATGATTGCAGGCACACTGGTGCTACGGCACACAAAACCAGCGCAGATTGTCCCTTTCCCACCGCATAACTAAGCAAACCTGCCTGCCTGTATAACAGTTGAACCGGTTGTTGGTCTTGATACGGCCAGAATTGCCTCCTACCCTGATGGCAACATCAGGCGTATAGCGCAAAACCCAGAGCGTTCAGCAAAGGACAAGGCAGGGAATGACTGCACACAGACGGGACCGGTATTTCTTTTTTTCCTGGATAGTCAAAAGCTGTCTTTTATTTTTACTAGGTTTGGGACTTCTTCCCCACACATCTGCCTTTGCTGATACACCAGCCCCCGTACAGGCGAACGGTCTGAACCAGCAGGATGCCCAGCAACTGCTGAATGTGCTGAATGACCCGCAAAAACGCGACGAATTTACAAAAACGCTCTCGCTCATGGCCAAGGGGCTGCCCCCAGCCCCCAGCGCACCTGCCAAAGCTCCTGCGGCCAACTCAGCAACGCCTGCCGTCATCGACAATTCCGTCCACTCGGAACTGGATGATCTGGGCAATACGGCCACAGAATACGTCAACAACTTTACCAGTCTGTTCACGGATCTGGGCACTGTTGGCAAATGGTTCCGCCACGAAATTCAGGACCCTGCATCACGCCAGTCCCTGTTGGATTCCTTTGGTCGCGCCCTGCTGATTATTGCGCTGGCACTGGCGGCGGAACGCGCAACCAGCATTGGCCTGCGCAAGCCCCTGACCGCCGTTAAAAAAATGGCCGAAGCGCGCGAAGCACGTCAGACCGCCAGTCAGAATCAGGAAATTGACACGCAGGTAGATGCGGCAGCCCCTGCCCCTGACACCGCAACAGAGGCCGACACAACCCAAACGCGTGAGACAGACCAGCGCCGCGGGAACGAGGTGCTGCGTTACCTTATTCGTGTGCCCTACAATGCCATGCACTTCCTGCTCAAGCTG
It encodes:
- the argJ gene encoding bifunctional glutamate N-acetyltransferase/amino-acid acetyltransferase ArgJ codes for the protein MAQSLPVSPLAQPMPELGIVRGVRLGAIAAGIRYKGRTDLVLAEFAPGTTVAGVFTKSKCPGAPVDWCRAILPTGQARALVVNAGNANVFTGRAGRQTCEATAQAAAEVAGCTPDAVYLASTGVIGEILPAERITSALPALHAALSETGWEAAARGIMTTDTFPKAAIRKTQINGTDVVIQGMAKGSGMVAPDMATMLSFVATDAALPASVLQTLLSAGVKQTFNCITVDSDTSTSDMVLLFATGAAGNAPVSDTADALNDPALADFRTALNDLLRELALLVIRDGEGATKLMTITVSGAVSDESAWRVAMAIGNSPLVKTAVAGEDANWGRVVMAVGKCGEPADRDTLSVSIGGVCIARDGTVTEGYDETPVVAHMKGQEIDIAVDLGLGNGKARAWSCDLTHGYIDINGSYRS
- a CDS encoding RDD family protein, translating into MPTITPPPGWGAAPQPLPEDPAAWGLPQPSVWVYAGFWWRVWAFLIDAFILSTAEGILSLFLGPKINVEWEELPIPDGSSQTVDVVNIATTSLPHATPASILIPHLHAGSEWHTFGIVLTLLPMLYCVLFEASSYRATPGKRLCRLEVVTLKGEQISHLRALLRFVIKACLSFPLLYIGVLMVAFTQRKQALHDMIAGTLVLRHTKPAQIVPFPPHN